The following coding sequences are from one Canis lupus baileyi chromosome 23, mCanLup2.hap1, whole genome shotgun sequence window:
- the LOC140615436 gene encoding olfactory receptor 2D3-like, which produces MGEGNQTTVAEFILLGLSQDPKIQILLFCVFLIIYLLSMFGNLLIIILIQTDSRLHTPMYFFLKNLSFADLCFSTSIVPQMLVHFLVKRKSISFAGCSLQIIVFLLAGCTECALLAVMSYDRYVAVCKPLHYSTVMTQKVCVQFAIVSWVSGAFVCSVDSAFTLCLPYQGQNVISHYFCEPPALLKLASADTYKAEMALFSMGVIILLAPLSLILVSYWHIISTVIQMQSVEGRLKVFSTCGSHLTVVVLYYGSGIFAYMRPNSKTMNEKDQVISVFYSVMTSMLNPIIYSLRNKDVKGALRNLFRR; this is translated from the coding sequence ATGGGAGAAGGAAACCAAACTACCGTGGCTGAATTTATCTTGCTGGGTCTTTCACAGGATCCAAAGATCCAGATCTTGCTGTTCTGTGTTTTCCTGATCATTTACCTCCTCTCTATGTTTGGAAACCTGCTCATAATAATCCTTATTCAGACTGACTCTCGACTTCACactcccatgtacttcttcctcaaaAACTTGTCCTTTGCTGACCTCTGTTTCTCTACAAGCATTGTGCCTCAGATGTTGGTCCACTTCCttgtaaaaaggaaaagcatttccTTTGCTGGATGCTCACTACAGATCATTGTCTTCCTTCTTGCAGGGTGTACAGAGTGTGCACTTCTGGCAGTGATGTcttatgaccgctatgtggctgTCTGCAAGCCCCTGCATTATTCCACTGTCATGACCCAAAAAGTTTGTGTCCAGTTTGCTATAGTGTCTTGGGTCAGTGGGGCATTTGTATGTTCAGTGGACAGTGCATTTACACTGTGTCTCCCTTACCAGGGACAGAATGTAATTAGTCATTATTTTTGTGAACCTCCTGCACTCCTGAAGCTGGCTTCAGCAGACACCTACAAGGCTGAGATGGCCCTCTTTTCAATGGGTGTCATTATCCTCTTAGCacctctctccctcatccttGTCTCCTACTGGCATATTATCTCCACAGTGATTCAGATGCAGTCTGTAGAAGGGAGGCTCAAGGTCTTCTCTACTTGTGGCTCCCATCTCACTGTTGTGGTTCTCTACTATGGGTCTGGGATATTTGCCTATATGAGACCGAATTCCAAGACAATGAATGAAAAGGATCAGGTCATCTCTGTGTTCTATTCAGTTATGACTTCCATGTTGAACCCCATCATTTACAGCTTGAGGAACAAGGATGTGAAGGGGGCTCTCAGGAACCTGTTTAGAAGATAG